The proteins below come from a single Longimicrobium terrae genomic window:
- a CDS encoding non-ribosomal peptide synthetase, with amino-acid sequence MSRNHFEDLYPLSPLQHGMLFHALYAPEGGAYVEQWPLLVEGELDEDAFHRALGQVVQRHPALRTGFVWEGVPHPLQVVFRQAEVAAERRDWTDAVSEDEWKARLDAFLAEDRRRGFDLKAAPLVRLAFLRVRPDARVVVFTFHHILIDAWAAGIVLGDWFALYHAEATGEPLRLPPAPRYRDYIGWLRGQDAGAAEAYWRAALAGFAAATPLPLDLGGGDVAEEHGAVRARLDEARTGRLFAVAREHALTVNALVQGAWALVLARHAGTDDVVFGTTVSGRPAELPGVERMVGLFINTLPMRVAVPARETVSAWLQALQRRQAEARQHEHVQLADVQGWSGVPRERPLFGSLVVFENAPSATADESAAATLRVSGLPVVERSNFPLTLVVVPAPSLELRLNYDLRRFSPDAARILVDHVCAALEGIADDPSRLVGEVPLMAPGEADGLLARGGQTAREYPDASTIHALFATQAAETPDAPALEFDGAVLTYSELDARANAFARRLAAAGVGPESRVGVAVERSAPLFVALLAVLKAGGVCVPLDLSHPPERLAWMLADCGAAALVVGDDVPAGLEGFGGAVVSLREAAAEAVPAAPLDTVSDPDALAFVVYTSGSTGTPKGIGTPHRGIVRLVRGTDFFPFSAAERFAQLSNASFDALHFELWGALLNGGTLVGIGRDAALSADGLAEALRAGRITAAFLTSALFTQVAAERPDAFAPLRHLIVGGDAVDPGAVRRVLAATGSVRLRNGYGPTECTTFAVTHPITGDPGPAVPIGRPIANTTAYVVDERGRPVPAGVPGELLLGGPGLARGYLGRAALTAAAFVPDPFGAAGGRLYRTGDRARWNERGELEFLGRVDLQVKIRGFRIEPGEVEAALAAVPGVAQASVVVREPVPGDRRLVAYVAGAEGGAPSPQSMRDALSARLPEYMVPSAFVVLERLPLTANGKVDRGALPDPAGYAVAEEGWQAPRTATERAVAAIWCEVLGVPSVSVHASFFALGGHSLMVTQVVSRIRRELDVELPLRAVFEAPTVEELAQRVDAASRAAQDGTPLERRLRGGTAPLSFAQERIWFLERLLPGSALYNIPIRLQLRGAVDPEALRGALEDLVARHEPLRTTLAERDGGAVQVIAPPSGFDLPVTDLSALPEERADREVERMAGEAAVAPFDFATGPLFRAHLVRHGAARWTLLMDVHHSVADGWSMGVFHRELGAFYEARLRGVRATLPALAVQYADYAEWQRTYLSGDRLEEQLAFWRERLAGAPSLELPTDRPRPAVSGFGGGSLGFAVPAGAAAAVRALARSEEVTLFMPLLAALHLLLWKYTGETDHTVGSLVAGRTRAETEGLIGMFVNTLPLRTALTPELTFRELVRRVRETTLDAHAHQDLPFERLVDELGVERSLGRHPVFQVAFTVEERPHGQEWRMGDAVAVQPDSGTGTSKFDLTIGFTPADDGLFGGMEYATELFDEATVRRMSEHLVDLLGAAVADPDRPLHALPGLLRGAERQTLLAEWSGASVPVPDAPVHALVSARAARTPDAPALVAGGSTVSYSEMDARANRLAHHLRARGAGAESIVGIIAARSAETVIAVLAVLRAGAAYLPLDPALPPARAEEMLADAGARLLIDPDGSGVFGTAGVERVDLVSEAPSIAAQPDTDPAIGVHPEQLAFIIYTSGSTGRPKGVAVPHRGVANLALASARRLQLDEGGRVLHFTSLAFDVSVSELFATLLSGAALVIAPREALMPGQPLSATLRTERITVLHAPPSALAVTDPVDLPHLRAVLAGGEALSAAVAGRWGAGRRLVNGYGPTETTVYAATAVVEADDPAPSIGTAVPNARLYVLDPQGDLLPAGIYGELHIGGMGVARGYLNRPALTAERFIPDAFSDTPGARLYRTGDRVRWEADGQLHYAGRMDDQVKIRGFRVEPGEAAARLASLPGVGDAIAVAHSDGAGDTRLVAYVTPVDGAEPPSPEALRGALARTLPDYLVPSVVVVLDALPRTPNGKVDRRALPAPTVQGAAYVEPRTDTERMLAEVWGGLLGVERVGAEDGFFALGGHSLMATRMVSAIRERLQVDLPLRDVFETPRLDQLAARLDAALDPSLSELLEDLDDLSDDELRALLAESATPGAEF; translated from the coding sequence ATGAGCCGGAACCACTTCGAAGACCTGTACCCGCTGTCGCCGCTTCAGCACGGCATGCTGTTCCACGCGCTGTACGCCCCGGAGGGCGGGGCGTACGTGGAGCAGTGGCCGCTGCTTGTGGAGGGCGAACTGGACGAGGACGCGTTCCATCGCGCGCTCGGCCAGGTGGTGCAGCGCCACCCGGCGCTGCGCACCGGCTTCGTGTGGGAAGGCGTTCCGCACCCGCTGCAGGTCGTTTTCCGCCAGGCAGAGGTCGCGGCCGAGCGGCGCGACTGGACGGATGCGGTGTCGGAAGACGAGTGGAAGGCCCGGCTGGACGCGTTTCTGGCGGAGGACCGGCGGCGCGGGTTCGACCTCAAGGCCGCGCCGCTCGTCCGCCTCGCGTTCCTGCGGGTGCGCCCGGATGCGCGGGTGGTCGTCTTCACCTTTCACCACATCCTCATTGACGCGTGGGCGGCGGGAATCGTACTGGGCGACTGGTTCGCCCTGTACCACGCCGAGGCCACGGGCGAGCCGCTGCGCCTTCCCCCCGCGCCGCGCTACCGCGACTACATCGGCTGGCTGCGGGGGCAGGACGCGGGCGCCGCGGAAGCGTACTGGCGCGCCGCCCTGGCCGGCTTCGCGGCCGCCACACCGCTCCCGCTCGACCTCGGCGGCGGCGACGTGGCCGAAGAGCACGGCGCCGTGCGCGCGCGGCTGGACGAGGCGCGCACCGGCCGCCTGTTCGCGGTGGCGCGCGAGCACGCACTCACCGTCAACGCGCTCGTGCAGGGCGCGTGGGCGCTGGTGCTGGCCCGCCACGCGGGGACGGACGATGTCGTGTTCGGGACGACGGTGTCCGGCCGGCCGGCCGAGCTGCCCGGGGTGGAGCGGATGGTGGGGCTGTTCATCAACACGCTCCCCATGCGCGTGGCCGTTCCGGCGCGCGAGACGGTGTCCGCGTGGCTGCAGGCGCTGCAGCGGCGGCAGGCGGAGGCGCGGCAGCACGAGCACGTGCAGCTGGCGGACGTGCAGGGGTGGAGCGGCGTTCCGCGCGAGCGCCCGCTCTTTGGCAGCCTGGTGGTGTTCGAGAACGCGCCCTCGGCCACCGCGGACGAATCCGCCGCGGCGACCCTGCGCGTTTCCGGCCTGCCGGTGGTGGAGCGTTCCAACTTTCCGCTCACCCTGGTGGTCGTCCCCGCGCCCTCGCTGGAGCTGCGGCTGAACTACGACCTGCGCCGGTTCTCCCCGGACGCCGCGCGAATTCTGGTGGACCACGTGTGCGCCGCGCTGGAAGGGATCGCGGACGATCCCTCCCGCCTGGTGGGCGAAGTGCCGCTGATGGCGCCGGGCGAAGCGGACGGGCTTCTGGCGCGCGGCGGGCAGACGGCGCGCGAGTATCCGGACGCGAGTACGATCCACGCTCTGTTCGCGACACAGGCGGCGGAAACACCCGATGCGCCCGCGCTCGAGTTCGACGGCGCGGTGCTGACGTATTCCGAACTGGACGCGCGCGCCAATGCCTTTGCCCGGCGCCTCGCGGCGGCGGGCGTGGGGCCGGAAAGCCGCGTGGGCGTGGCGGTGGAGCGCTCCGCCCCGCTCTTCGTGGCCCTGCTCGCGGTGCTCAAGGCCGGCGGCGTCTGCGTTCCGCTCGATCTTTCGCATCCCCCGGAGCGGCTGGCGTGGATGCTGGCGGACTGCGGCGCGGCCGCCCTTGTCGTGGGCGACGACGTGCCCGCCGGCCTGGAAGGGTTCGGCGGGGCCGTGGTGTCCCTGCGGGAAGCCGCAGCGGAGGCCGTCCCGGCGGCGCCGCTGGACACCGTTTCCGACCCCGACGCGCTGGCCTTTGTGGTCTACACCTCGGGCTCCACGGGGACGCCCAAGGGAATCGGCACTCCGCACCGCGGCATCGTCCGCCTGGTCCGCGGCACGGACTTCTTTCCCTTCAGCGCCGCGGAGCGCTTCGCCCAGCTCAGCAACGCCTCGTTCGACGCGCTGCACTTTGAGCTGTGGGGCGCGCTGCTCAACGGCGGCACCCTGGTGGGGATCGGGCGCGACGCGGCCCTTTCCGCCGACGGGCTGGCCGAGGCGCTGCGGGCCGGGCGCATCACCGCCGCCTTTCTGACCAGCGCGCTGTTCACGCAGGTGGCGGCGGAGCGCCCCGACGCCTTTGCCCCGCTGCGCCACCTGATCGTGGGGGGAGACGCGGTGGATCCGGGCGCCGTCCGCCGCGTTCTGGCCGCGACGGGAAGCGTGCGGCTGAGGAACGGCTACGGCCCCACCGAGTGCACCACCTTTGCCGTCACTCACCCCATCACCGGCGATCCCGGGCCGGCGGTGCCCATCGGCCGTCCCATCGCCAACACCACCGCGTACGTGGTGGATGAGCGGGGCCGGCCGGTTCCGGCCGGCGTGCCCGGCGAGCTGCTGCTGGGCGGGCCCGGGCTGGCGCGCGGCTACCTGGGGCGCGCGGCGCTGACCGCGGCCGCCTTCGTTCCTGATCCGTTCGGCGCCGCGGGCGGCCGCCTGTACCGCACGGGAGACCGCGCGCGGTGGAACGAGCGTGGCGAACTGGAGTTCCTGGGCCGGGTGGACCTGCAGGTCAAGATCCGCGGCTTCCGGATCGAACCCGGCGAGGTGGAGGCGGCGCTGGCCGCGGTCCCCGGCGTGGCGCAGGCGTCCGTTGTGGTCCGCGAGCCCGTTCCCGGCGACCGCCGCCTGGTCGCGTACGTGGCGGGAGCGGAGGGGGGCGCGCCCTCGCCGCAGTCGATGCGCGACGCGCTATCCGCCCGGCTCCCGGAGTACATGGTCCCCTCCGCCTTCGTGGTGCTGGAGCGCCTGCCGCTGACGGCAAACGGCAAGGTGGACCGCGGCGCGCTACCCGATCCGGCCGGCTACGCGGTGGCGGAAGAAGGATGGCAGGCACCCCGCACGGCCACGGAGCGCGCGGTCGCCGCGATCTGGTGCGAGGTGCTGGGCGTGCCCTCCGTGAGCGTGCACGCCAGCTTCTTCGCCCTGGGCGGGCACTCGCTGATGGTGACGCAGGTGGTGTCGCGCATCCGGCGAGAACTGGACGTGGAACTCCCCCTTCGCGCCGTGTTCGAGGCGCCCACGGTGGAAGAGCTGGCGCAGCGGGTGGATGCGGCGTCCCGGGCGGCGCAGGACGGAACGCCGCTGGAGCGCAGGCTGCGCGGCGGCACGGCCCCCCTCTCCTTTGCGCAGGAGCGCATCTGGTTCCTGGAGCGGCTTCTTCCGGGGTCGGCCCTCTACAACATCCCCATCCGCCTTCAGCTGCGGGGGGCCGTGGACCCCGAGGCGTTGCGCGGCGCGCTCGAGGATCTGGTCGCCCGGCACGAGCCGCTGCGCACTACGCTGGCGGAGCGCGACGGGGGCGCGGTGCAGGTCATTGCCCCGCCCTCCGGCTTCGATCTGCCGGTGACGGACCTGTCCGCCCTTCCGGAGGAACGCGCGGACCGCGAAGTGGAGCGGATGGCGGGCGAGGCGGCGGTGGCGCCGTTCGACTTCGCCACGGGGCCGCTCTTCCGGGCGCACCTGGTCCGCCACGGGGCGGCCCGGTGGACGCTGCTGATGGACGTGCACCACTCGGTGGCGGACGGCTGGTCCATGGGCGTCTTCCATCGCGAATTGGGCGCCTTTTACGAGGCCCGGCTGCGCGGGGTGCGCGCCACACTTCCCGCCCTGGCCGTGCAGTACGCGGACTATGCGGAGTGGCAGCGGACGTACCTTTCCGGCGACCGGCTGGAAGAACAGCTCGCCTTCTGGCGCGAACGGCTGGCCGGCGCTCCCTCGCTGGAGCTGCCCACGGACCGCCCGCGCCCCGCGGTGTCCGGGTTCGGCGGCGGCAGCCTGGGGTTCGCCGTCCCCGCCGGGGCCGCGGCCGCCGTCCGCGCGCTGGCGCGAAGCGAAGAGGTAACCCTCTTCATGCCCCTGCTGGCCGCGCTGCACCTGCTGCTCTGGAAGTACACGGGGGAGACGGACCACACGGTCGGCTCCCTGGTGGCGGGACGTACGCGGGCGGAAACGGAGGGGCTGATCGGGATGTTCGTCAACACCCTCCCGCTCCGCACGGCGCTCACCCCGGAGCTGACCTTTCGCGAACTGGTGCGCCGCGTCCGCGAAACGACGCTGGACGCCCACGCGCACCAGGATCTTCCGTTTGAACGCCTGGTGGATGAACTGGGGGTGGAGAGGTCCTTGGGCCGCCACCCCGTATTCCAGGTCGCGTTCACGGTGGAAGAGCGTCCGCATGGCCAGGAGTGGCGGATGGGGGATGCCGTCGCCGTCCAGCCTGACTCGGGGACCGGCACCTCCAAGTTCGATCTGACGATCGGCTTCACGCCGGCGGACGACGGGCTGTTCGGCGGGATGGAGTACGCCACGGAGCTGTTTGACGAGGCGACCGTCCGCCGGATGTCGGAGCACCTCGTCGACCTCCTCGGCGCGGCGGTGGCGGATCCGGACCGCCCCCTCCACGCCCTTCCCGGGCTGCTGCGCGGGGCGGAGCGGCAGACGCTGCTGGCGGAGTGGAGCGGCGCGTCCGTCCCGGTTCCCGACGCACCCGTGCACGCCCTGGTCTCTGCCCGGGCCGCGCGCACGCCGGACGCGCCCGCGCTGGTCGCGGGCGGATCAACGGTGTCGTATTCGGAGATGGACGCGCGCGCCAACCGGCTCGCGCACCACCTGCGGGCACGGGGCGCGGGCGCCGAATCCATCGTCGGCATCATCGCCGCGCGGTCGGCGGAGACGGTCATCGCCGTCCTCGCCGTGCTCAGGGCGGGCGCCGCCTATCTGCCGCTGGATCCCGCCCTCCCCCCGGCACGGGCGGAGGAGATGCTGGCGGACGCCGGCGCCCGCCTGCTGATCGACCCGGACGGCTCCGGCGTGTTCGGCACCGCTGGCGTGGAACGGGTGGACCTGGTCTCCGAAGCGCCGTCGATCGCGGCGCAGCCGGACACGGATCCCGCCATCGGAGTGCACCCGGAGCAGCTGGCGTTCATCATCTACACCTCCGGCTCCACCGGGCGTCCCAAGGGCGTCGCCGTGCCGCACCGGGGCGTGGCCAACCTTGCGCTGGCGTCCGCGCGGCGGCTGCAACTGGATGAGGGCGGCCGCGTGCTGCACTTCACCTCGCTCGCCTTTGACGTTTCCGTCTCCGAATTGTTCGCGACGCTGCTGAGCGGCGCCGCGCTGGTGATTGCCCCGCGCGAGGCGCTGATGCCGGGGCAGCCCCTGTCCGCCACCCTGCGGACGGAGCGCATCACGGTGCTCCACGCCCCTCCTTCCGCCCTCGCGGTGACGGACCCGGTGGATCTGCCGCACCTTCGCGCCGTGCTGGCCGGGGGCGAGGCGCTTTCCGCCGCGGTCGCCGGCCGCTGGGGCGCGGGGCGCCGGCTGGTGAACGGGTATGGTCCCACGGAAACGACGGTCTATGCCGCCACGGCCGTGGTGGAGGCGGACGATCCCGCCCCGTCCATCGGCACGGCGGTGCCCAACGCCCGCCTGTACGTCCTGGACCCGCAGGGTGACCTGCTCCCCGCCGGGATCTACGGCGAGCTGCACATTGGCGGGATGGGTGTGGCCCGCGGCTACCTGAACCGGCCGGCGCTCACCGCCGAACGGTTCATCCCGGACGCTTTTTCCGACACCCCCGGCGCGCGGCTGTATCGAACCGGCGACCGTGTGCGCTGGGAAGCGGACGGCCAGCTTCACTACGCCGGCCGCATGGACGACCAGGTCAAGATCCGCGGCTTCCGTGTGGAGCCCGGCGAAGCCGCGGCGCGGCTGGCCTCCCTCCCCGGTGTGGGCGACGCGATCGCGGTGGCGCATTCCGACGGGGCGGGCGACACCCGCCTGGTGGCCTACGTTACTCCGGTGGACGGCGCGGAGCCGCCCAGCCCCGAGGCACTGCGGGGTGCGCTCGCCCGCACCCTTCCCGACTACCTGGTCCCGTCCGTCGTGGTGGTGCTGGATGCGCTTCCCCGGACGCCAAACGGCAAGGTGGACCGCCGCGCGCTTCCCGCGCCCACCGTGCAGGGGGCCGCGTACGTGGAGCCGCGCACCGATACGGAGCGGATGCTGGCGGAGGTGTGGGGCGGTTTGCTGGGAGTGGAGCGGGTGGGGGCGGAGGACGGCTTCTTTGCGCTGGGCGGGCACTCCCTGATGGCGACACGGATGGTATCCGCCATCCGCGAGCGGCTGCAGGTGGACCTTCCGCTTCGCGACGTGTTCGAGACGCCGCGGCTGGACCAGCTGGCGGCGCGCCTGGACGCCGCGCTGGATCCGTCGCTGTCCGAACTGCTGGAAGATCTGGACGATCTTTCCGACGACGAGCTGCGCGCGCTGCTGGCGGAATCCGCCACGCCCGGCGCCGAATTCTGA